A portion of the Novosphingobium sp. KA1 genome contains these proteins:
- a CDS encoding TIGR02186 family protein: MRASVTSVLAVLVWVVLCAARDPILVPEVSQHEVALQQGFTGTELLLFGAILTPEGSRAAQDYDIVVVLKGPTQSIVLREKQKVAGIWINADSTELRSAPSYYAIASTRPIKDIVDDKTAAIYELGLKWLQLSPIGAIDPKEQTRFANGLVDLNRRIGLYREEEGGVKVSEQVLYQARIGLPSRVPIGTYTAETFAISKGRVVASASSQVEVRKLGLERAVATFAEDYGFAYGLLAVFVSVGMGWLAGRLFAMR; the protein is encoded by the coding sequence GTGAGGGCGTCCGTCACCTCGGTTCTGGCGGTTCTTGTCTGGGTTGTGCTCTGTGCTGCCCGCGATCCCATCCTCGTCCCCGAAGTCTCTCAGCACGAGGTGGCGCTGCAACAGGGCTTTACCGGAACCGAACTGCTGCTTTTTGGCGCAATCCTGACACCGGAGGGCTCCCGCGCGGCGCAGGACTACGACATCGTCGTGGTGCTTAAGGGGCCGACCCAGTCGATCGTGTTGCGTGAAAAGCAGAAAGTGGCGGGAATCTGGATCAACGCCGACAGTACGGAGCTGCGCTCGGCACCTTCCTATTATGCCATCGCGTCGACCCGGCCGATCAAGGACATTGTCGACGACAAGACGGCGGCGATCTACGAATTGGGCCTGAAGTGGCTGCAACTCTCGCCGATCGGCGCGATCGATCCCAAGGAACAGACACGCTTCGCCAACGGGCTCGTCGATCTCAATCGCCGGATCGGCCTTTACCGCGAGGAAGAGGGCGGGGTGAAAGTCAGCGAGCAAGTGCTCTACCAGGCCCGGATTGGCCTGCCGTCCCGGGTTCCCATCGGTACTTACACGGCGGAAACTTTCGCCATATCGAAAGGGCGCGTGGTCGCCTCGGCCAGCAGTCAGGTCGAAGTGCGCAAGCTCGGCCTGGAACGCGCCGTCGCCACTTTCGCCGAAGATTATGGCTTTGCCTATGGCTTGCTGGCGGTTTTTGTATCGGTCGGCATGGGGTGGCTGGCGGGCCGGCTTTTCGCAATGCGCTGA
- a CDS encoding sulfite exporter TauE/SafE family protein — MDVYLPIANLSVNGIIIVGLGALTGILSGMFGVGGGFLTTPLMIFYGIPPTVAAASAASQVTGASVSGVFAHAKRGNVDYLMGSVMVFGGIVGTGLGALLFNLLARLGQIDTVINILYVVMLGSIGGLMAKESIQAIRAERSGVPIAAKKRRHHPMVASLPMRWRFYRSGLYISPLAPLLLGIFTGILTMLMGIGGGFILVPAMLYILGMSANVVVGTSLWQILFTTIATTMMHSMTTHAVDIVLASLLLLGSVTGAQLGAQFAQKASPVKLRLILALIVLLVAARMALGLGYRPDEIYTVAPL; from the coding sequence ATGGACGTCTATCTTCCCATCGCCAATCTTTCGGTCAACGGCATCATCATCGTTGGCCTTGGTGCCCTGACCGGGATCCTGTCGGGCATGTTTGGTGTGGGTGGCGGTTTTTTGACGACCCCGTTGATGATATTCTACGGGATTCCGCCGACGGTGGCCGCTGCATCGGCTGCCAGCCAGGTGACCGGAGCCAGCGTTTCCGGCGTGTTCGCACATGCCAAGCGCGGCAATGTGGACTATCTTATGGGGTCGGTCATGGTGTTCGGCGGCATCGTCGGCACCGGGCTCGGGGCCTTGCTGTTCAACCTGCTGGCCCGGCTCGGTCAGATCGACACGGTCATCAACATTCTGTACGTCGTGATGCTGGGATCGATTGGCGGACTGATGGCCAAGGAGAGTATCCAGGCGATCCGTGCCGAACGTAGCGGCGTTCCCATCGCCGCGAAAAAGCGCCGACACCATCCCATGGTGGCGAGCTTGCCGATGCGTTGGCGCTTCTATCGCTCAGGCCTCTACATTTCGCCGCTGGCACCGCTGCTTCTTGGCATCTTTACCGGCATCTTGACGATGCTGATGGGCATCGGCGGTGGCTTCATCCTCGTCCCGGCGATGCTTTACATTCTCGGCATGAGTGCCAATGTCGTGGTGGGCACGTCACTCTGGCAGATCCTGTTCACCACGATCGCAACGACAATGATGCATTCGATGACGACCCATGCGGTCGACATCGTGCTGGCTTCGCTGCTCCTGCTCGGGTCAGTTACGGGCGCGCAACTGGGCGCGCAGTTTGCGCAGAAGGCTAGCCCTGTGAAGCTGCGCCTGATCCTCGCGCTGATCGTCCTGCTGGTGGCGGCGCGGATGGCACTGGGGCTCGGTTATCGACCGGACGAAATCTACACGGTGGCGCCGCTGTGA